A portion of the Luxibacter massiliensis genome contains these proteins:
- a CDS encoding ribonucleoside triphosphate reductase: MYQVVKRDGKIAAFNISKISDAIKKAFEAQEKEYNQDIIDLLALKVTADFEPKVNKSLVSVEDIQDSVEAVLIKTGYADVAKGYILYRKQREKIRNLNSTLLDYKEIVDSYVKITDWRVKENSTVTYSVGGLILSNSGAITANYWLSEIYDDEIGKAHKNADIHIHDLSMLTGYCAGWSLKQLIQEGLGGIPGRIQAAPAKHLSVLCNQMVNFLGIMQNEWAGAQAFSSFDTYLAPFVKTDHLTYPEVKKCIESFIYGVNIPSRWGTQAPFSNITLDWTVPNDLSCLPAIVGGEEQGFTYGECQQEMDMINKAFIEIMIEGDADGRGFQYPIPTYSITNDFDWSDTENNRLLFEMTAKYGTPYFSNYINSDMEPSDVRSMCCRLRLDLRELRKKSGGFFGSGESTGSVGVVTINMPRIAYLSENEEEFYKRLDKMMDISARSLHTKRVVISKLMDEGLYPYTKRYLGSFDNHFSTIGLIGMNEAGLNAKWIREDMAHAETQQFTKDVLKHMRERLSDYQEMYGDLYNLEATPAESTTYRLAKHDVAQFADIITAAEGDGTPYYTNSSHLPVGYTEDVFEALDIQDELQTLYTSGTVFHTFLGEKLPGWKAAASLVKKIAENYKLPYYTMSPTYSICKNHGYLNGEQYQCPHCGGETEVYSRITGYYRPVKNWNDGKSQEFKDRKVYDIKNSHLHKGGRAEERRKTESDKGGAAPRTLLFTTKTCPNCKIAAGSLEKARISYELIDAEENAELVRQYGVMQAPTLVVIGREGIQKMANASNIKAYAEGK; the protein is encoded by the coding sequence ATGTATCAGGTTGTAAAACGGGATGGAAAAATAGCTGCATTTAATATATCAAAAATAAGCGACGCGATAAAAAAGGCATTTGAGGCTCAGGAAAAGGAATATAATCAGGATATTATTGACTTACTGGCATTAAAGGTGACAGCAGATTTTGAGCCTAAGGTAAATAAAAGCCTGGTATCTGTGGAAGATATTCAGGATAGTGTGGAGGCTGTGCTTATTAAGACCGGGTATGCGGATGTGGCAAAGGGGTACATCTTGTACAGGAAGCAGAGAGAAAAGATCCGCAATTTGAACTCTACATTGCTGGATTACAAAGAGATAGTGGACAGTTATGTAAAGATTACTGATTGGAGAGTGAAAGAAAATTCTACTGTGACATATTCCGTGGGGGGATTGATTCTGAGTAATTCAGGAGCTATTACGGCAAATTACTGGTTGTCTGAAATTTATGATGATGAGATAGGCAAGGCACACAAAAATGCAGATATCCATATTCATGATTTGTCCATGCTCACAGGGTATTGTGCGGGGTGGTCGTTGAAACAATTGATACAAGAAGGCCTGGGCGGAATACCAGGCAGAATTCAAGCGGCACCTGCAAAGCACTTAAGTGTGCTTTGTAACCAGATGGTGAATTTTCTAGGGATTATGCAGAACGAATGGGCAGGCGCCCAGGCTTTCTCTTCCTTTGACACGTATTTAGCTCCTTTTGTAAAAACAGACCATCTGACATATCCAGAGGTAAAGAAATGTATTGAATCCTTTATTTATGGGGTGAATATCCCATCCCGTTGGGGAACCCAGGCTCCTTTTTCTAATATTACCCTGGACTGGACAGTGCCCAATGACTTGTCCTGCCTTCCAGCCATAGTCGGCGGGGAGGAGCAGGGATTTACATACGGGGAATGCCAGCAAGAGATGGATATGATTAATAAAGCATTTATTGAGATTATGATTGAGGGGGATGCAGACGGAAGAGGATTCCAGTACCCTATTCCCACGTATTCTATCACAAATGATTTTGACTGGAGCGACACTGAGAATAACAGGCTCCTGTTTGAGATGACAGCCAAGTATGGTACGCCCTATTTTTCTAATTATATTAACAGCGATATGGAACCCAGTGATGTCAGGAGTATGTGCTGCCGCCTGCGCCTGGATCTGCGTGAACTCCGCAAGAAATCAGGAGGTTTCTTTGGAAGCGGTGAGAGCACAGGGTCTGTTGGAGTTGTAACAATTAATATGCCCAGAATCGCATATTTATCGGAGAATGAGGAAGAATTTTATAAAAGGCTGGATAAAATGATGGATATTTCCGCCAGGTCTCTTCATACAAAGCGTGTTGTAATATCGAAACTCATGGATGAAGGACTGTATCCTTATACAAAGAGATATCTGGGTTCTTTTGACAATCATTTTTCTACAATCGGCCTGATAGGCATGAATGAAGCTGGGCTGAATGCAAAATGGATCAGAGAAGACATGGCCCATGCAGAGACACAGCAGTTTACGAAGGATGTATTGAAGCATATGAGGGAGCGCCTGTCAGATTACCAGGAGATGTATGGCGACTTATATAATCTGGAGGCTACCCCTGCAGAGTCAACAACCTACCGTCTGGCTAAGCACGATGTGGCGCAGTTTGCGGATATTATTACTGCAGCAGAGGGGGATGGCACACCCTACTATACTAACAGTTCCCATCTTCCGGTGGGATACACGGAGGATGTGTTTGAAGCTCTGGATATCCAGGATGAGCTGCAGACATTGTATACCTCTGGGACGGTATTCCACACCTTTTTAGGAGAAAAACTTCCAGGATGGAAGGCGGCGGCTTCCCTGGTAAAGAAGATAGCTGAGAACTACAAGCTTCCCTATTATACCATGTCCCCCACCTATTCAATCTGTAAGAACCACGGCTATTTAAACGGAGAACAGTATCAATGCCCACATTGTGGTGGGGAGACAGAGGTTTACAGCCGCATTACAGGTTATTACAGGCCAGTCAAGAACTGGAATGATGGAAAGAGCCAGGAATTTAAAGACCGCAAAGTATATGATATTAAAAATTCACATCTCCATAAAGGAGGCAGGGCAGAAGAGAGAAGAAAGACGGAGTCAGACAAGGGCGGGGCGGCGCCCAGAACTCTGTTATTTACAACTAAGACCTGCCCAAATTGTAAAATAGCAGCGGGTTCTCTGGAAAAGGCCAGAATATCCTATGAACTAATAGATGCGGAAGAAAATGCTGAGCTTGTGAGGCAATATGGAGTTATGCAGGCTCCCACCCTGGTAGTTATTGGCCGGGAAGGGATTCAGAAGATGGCAAATGCCTCAAATATTAAGGCATATGCAGAGGGCAAATAG
- the proC gene encoding pyrroline-5-carboxylate reductase, producing the protein MKLGFIGTGNMAGAIMGGIIKEGIFKADEIIGSDIFEPGREKVKETYGIHVTADNREVVEKAEIVVLSVKPQFYASTIAEIKDFVRKGQIIITIAPGKTLAWLEEQFGKAVKIIRTMPNTPAMVGEGMTAACPNKYVTEEEVKYAVGILSAFGKVEVIPERLMDVVVSTSGSSPAYVFMFIEAMADAAVADGMPRAQAYKFAAQAVYGSAKMVLETGRHPGELKDMVCSPGGTTIEAVRVLEEKGLRSAVIEAMKACTEISKNM; encoded by the coding sequence ATGAAGTTAGGTTTTATTGGCACAGGCAATATGGCTGGCGCTATTATGGGCGGAATTATTAAAGAAGGCATTTTTAAAGCAGACGAAATTATTGGGTCAGATATTTTTGAGCCCGGAAGAGAGAAGGTGAAAGAAACATATGGTATCCATGTCACTGCAGATAACAGAGAAGTAGTTGAGAAGGCGGAGATAGTTGTGCTTTCAGTTAAACCACAGTTTTATGCATCTACGATTGCAGAGATTAAAGATTTTGTCAGGAAGGGGCAGATTATTATTACAATTGCTCCAGGCAAAACACTTGCATGGCTGGAAGAGCAGTTTGGGAAAGCGGTAAAAATTATACGCACTATGCCCAATACTCCTGCCATGGTAGGGGAGGGGATGACAGCCGCCTGCCCCAATAAATATGTCACAGAGGAAGAGGTAAAGTATGCAGTCGGCATACTGAGTGCTTTTGGCAAGGTAGAAGTAATTCCGGAGAGGTTAATGGATGTGGTGGTTTCCACAAGCGGCAGTTCCCCGGCATATGTTTTTATGTTTATTGAGGCAATGGCAGATGCTGCTGTGGCAGATGGAATGCCCAGGGCCCAGGCATATAAATTTGCAGCCCAGGCAGTATATGGAAGTGCAAAGATGGTTCTTGAGACAGGCAGGCACCCCGGAGAATTAAAAGATATGGTCTGCTCCCCAGGAGGAACCACAATTGAGGCTGTCCGTGTGCTCGAGGAAAAGGGTCTTAGAAGTGCAGTGATTGAAGCAATGAAGGCATGTACAGAAATTTCTAAAAATATGTAG
- a CDS encoding IS110 family RNA-guided transposase — translation MKVKYEDRLKQKLLAIKTNTLIVGVDIAKNYQWARFVDFRGIEYSHALKFKNSKSGFETILTRIRQICKEENFAEAVVGMEPTGHYWKAFANWLNKQEGIRVVLVNPYATKQAKELDDNSQTKSDKKDALTIGKLVKDGRYFELYLPHDIYAELRVLSTTRTGLNKRKSALKNTVTAVLDEFFPEYTEVFKCPLTGKASRQILKVCPFPKFILELSVDGVTAEIKKAVKKTVGRRKAEQLVEAAKDSIGVDYGEEAAMLKLSLTLEELGLLEKQTEELEGKMAEMLEKTEYAGFLLSIKGIGVVTLAACLGELGDPTRFENPRQMSRMAGYNLVEDSSGKNKSGTKISKRGRKNLRSVLYQMALTMVAANDEMKQLYHYLKTREKDPLKKMQALIVVSKKILTLIHTLAKKKENYDPKKVFGYVRREQLKAAA, via the coding sequence ATGAAAGTAAAGTATGAAGACCGCCTGAAACAGAAACTACTCGCAATCAAAACAAATACCCTTATAGTTGGCGTGGATATCGCCAAAAACTATCAGTGGGCAAGGTTTGTTGATTTCAGAGGCATTGAGTATAGCCATGCCTTGAAATTCAAAAACAGTAAAAGCGGCTTTGAGACTATATTAACAAGGATCCGCCAGATATGCAAGGAGGAAAATTTTGCAGAGGCTGTCGTTGGAATGGAACCCACCGGACATTACTGGAAAGCATTCGCGAACTGGCTTAATAAGCAGGAGGGGATCAGGGTCGTCCTCGTCAATCCGTATGCGACAAAACAGGCAAAGGAGCTTGATGATAACAGCCAGACAAAGTCGGATAAGAAGGATGCGCTGACGATTGGGAAGCTGGTGAAGGACGGGAGATATTTTGAACTGTACCTGCCCCATGATATTTATGCCGAACTGAGAGTGCTGTCCACGACCAGAACCGGATTAAATAAGCGTAAAAGTGCATTGAAGAATACAGTTACGGCGGTACTGGATGAGTTTTTCCCGGAGTATACAGAAGTGTTCAAATGCCCGCTTACGGGGAAAGCATCGAGGCAGATATTAAAGGTATGCCCATTTCCTAAATTCATTCTTGAGCTAAGTGTAGACGGGGTTACAGCAGAGATAAAGAAAGCGGTAAAGAAAACCGTTGGACGCAGGAAAGCAGAACAGCTTGTAGAAGCCGCAAAAGATTCCATCGGCGTAGATTATGGGGAAGAAGCTGCCATGCTGAAACTGAGCCTGACGCTGGAAGAACTGGGGCTTTTGGAGAAACAGACAGAAGAACTGGAAGGAAAAATGGCAGAAATGTTAGAGAAGACCGAGTATGCAGGATTCTTATTAAGTATAAAGGGAATCGGCGTGGTAACACTGGCGGCGTGTCTTGGGGAGCTTGGCGACCCGACTCGTTTTGAAAACCCGCGTCAGATGAGCCGTATGGCAGGGTATAACCTTGTGGAGGACAGCTCAGGAAAGAACAAGAGCGGGACAAAGATATCCAAACGAGGGAGGAAAAACCTGCGGAGTGTGCTGTATCAGATGGCACTGACAATGGTTGCTGCAAATGATGAGATGAAACAGTTATACCATTACCTGAAAACGAGGGAGAAAGATCCGCTGAAAAAGATGCAGGCATTGATCGTAGTCAGCAAAAAGATACTGACGCTGATCCACACGCTTGCCAAGAAAAAGGAAAACTACGACCCGAAAAAAGTATTCGGATATGTCCGCAGGGAACAGCTTAAAGCAGCTGCCTGA
- a CDS encoding GntR family transcriptional regulator: MAERHISLADQAYETIRTNILNLTYPPGMQLTEKRLSEDLNMSRNPVRTAIKMLQAEGLIISDYYKSMTVKEITAKDIQEIYQLRELLEGDAFRLIFTTGRWEEYSYRIEEKVVRMCASASDIFRWEVADTHMHMEIISIYDNSRINRIYENNLSELIRMGQRSVKNGMDIAKTNLNLKKMIQYMRVNDYANAFEILRQDHFTIGKETALG, from the coding sequence ATGGCAGAAAGACATATTTCTCTGGCCGACCAGGCATATGAAACTATACGTACAAATATATTAAACCTCACATATCCGCCCGGAATGCAGCTAACAGAAAAACGCCTTTCCGAGGATCTGAATATGAGCAGGAACCCTGTGCGAACTGCAATTAAAATGCTGCAGGCTGAAGGCCTGATTATATCCGACTATTATAAATCAATGACAGTGAAAGAAATTACAGCAAAGGATATCCAGGAAATATATCAGCTCAGGGAACTGCTGGAAGGAGATGCATTCCGTCTCATCTTCACCACCGGACGTTGGGAGGAATACTCTTACAGGATTGAAGAAAAGGTTGTCCGCATGTGCGCTTCTGCCTCCGACATATTCCGCTGGGAGGTGGCCGATACCCATATGCATATGGAAATTATCAGTATTTATGACAATAGCCGTATTAACCGGATTTATGAAAATAATCTTTCAGAGTTAATCCGTATGGGACAACGTTCTGTCAAAAACGGCATGGATATCGCAAAGACAAACCTGAACCTGAAGAAGATGATCCAGTATATGCGTGTCAATGACTATGCAAATGCCTTTGAGATTCTTCGTCAAGATCATTTTACAATAGGAAAAGAGACTGCACTGGGATAG
- a CDS encoding ureidoglycolate lyase, translating to MRTIKAQMLTAEAFSQYGMFYNLTEPTGNCLGAFYNDKVALPVSGEVPVTFSSLVTEKADRMIVDSAEYHNYTGEGILPLDGDVVIHVAPATKEPVPDKTEAFIVPKGTVVKLNTGVWHLAPMPVKEDVVHVLIVLPERVYANDCYVVDYPEEDWMEIVL from the coding sequence ATGAGAACAATTAAAGCACAGATGCTGACTGCAGAGGCATTCTCGCAGTACGGAATGTTCTATAATCTGACGGAACCTACAGGAAATTGTCTTGGAGCATTTTATAATGATAAAGTGGCGCTTCCTGTTTCAGGAGAAGTACCTGTTACTTTTTCCAGTCTTGTGACAGAAAAGGCAGACAGGATGATTGTGGATTCTGCAGAGTACCATAATTATACAGGAGAGGGGATTCTGCCGCTTGACGGGGATGTGGTAATTCACGTTGCCCCAGCCACGAAAGAGCCTGTTCCGGATAAGACAGAGGCATTTATAGTTCCCAAGGGTACTGTAGTGAAGCTTAATACGGGAGTATGGCATCTGGCTCCAATGCCTGTTAAAGAGGATGTGGTACATGTGCTTATTGTTCTGCCGGAGAGAGTCTATGCCAATGACTGCTATGTAGTAGATTATCCAGAAGAGGATTGGATGGAAATTGTGTTATAA
- a CDS encoding trans-4-hydroxy-L-proline dehydratase activase: MSLITDIQKYSIHDGDGIRTTVFFKGCHLRCTWCHNPETQSYTKELSCDEEKCTGCGNCAGACPLGAVSIRAGKAFTDRDKCMVCGKCTDACNLNLREVTGREYSVDELVKELKKDEMFYEESGGGVTLSGGEVMTADMDFVEALVKKLHRLGISVTIDTCGQAPYENYERILPYIETFLYDIKTIDQAVHRQYMGAGNGQILENLEKLSRAGAHIYIRIPVVKEVNGSQRAMQEIIKWLQEKQICAARVNLLPYHNTGSGKYPKIGRCYEGADLHAPDKEEMEHFVELFQKAGFQNVKIGG; the protein is encoded by the coding sequence ATGAGTCTGATAACTGATATCCAGAAATATTCCATCCATGATGGGGATGGGATCCGTACAACAGTATTTTTCAAAGGCTGCCATTTAAGGTGTACATGGTGCCATAATCCAGAGACTCAGAGTTATACAAAAGAATTGTCCTGTGATGAGGAGAAATGTACAGGCTGCGGGAACTGTGCGGGAGCCTGTCCCCTGGGCGCTGTTTCTATCAGGGCGGGCAAGGCTTTCACAGACAGGGATAAATGTATGGTATGTGGAAAATGCACAGATGCATGTAACCTAAACCTGAGGGAGGTCACCGGCAGGGAATATTCTGTTGATGAGCTTGTAAAGGAACTTAAGAAAGACGAAATGTTTTATGAGGAATCTGGCGGGGGCGTGACACTGTCAGGCGGAGAGGTTATGACTGCAGATATGGACTTTGTGGAAGCACTGGTCAAAAAACTGCACCGCCTGGGTATTTCTGTCACAATTGACACGTGTGGGCAGGCTCCATATGAGAACTATGAACGGATTCTGCCATATATAGAGACGTTTCTGTATGATATAAAGACCATTGACCAGGCAGTCCACAGGCAGTATATGGGGGCAGGAAACGGGCAGATCCTGGAGAATTTAGAGAAGTTAAGCAGGGCAGGGGCCCATATATACATCCGTATTCCTGTGGTTAAGGAAGTAAATGGAAGCCAGAGGGCTATGCAGGAGATTATAAAGTGGTTGCAGGAGAAGCAGATATGTGCAGCAAGAGTGAATCTGCTTCCTTATCATAATACTGGTTCAGGCAAATACCCTAAAATTGGGAGATGTTATGAGGGCGCTGATTTACATGCACCTGATAAAGAAGAAATGGAACACTTTGTAGAGCTTTTCCAGAAAGCAGGATTCCAGAATGTCAAAATAGGAGGTTAA
- a CDS encoding anaerobic ribonucleoside-triphosphate reductase activating protein: protein MNIQGLQKLTLLDYPEKVACTIFTAGCNFRCPFCHNASLVTHIHEENQIPEEEIFAFLRKRQGILDGVCITGGEPLLQRDIIDFVRKVKEIGYAVKLDTNGSSFEKLRQMTEQGLLDYIAMDIKNAPDKYGKTVGIEDYNIENILRTADYLLSDKVSYEFRTTVVRELHKREDFAAIGRWISGARRYYLQGFKDSGDLIVPGLRGYTREIMEQALEIVRRNVPHAELRGVE, encoded by the coding sequence ATGAACATTCAGGGACTGCAGAAACTAACTCTTTTAGATTACCCGGAAAAAGTAGCCTGTACTATATTTACTGCCGGATGCAATTTCCGCTGTCCATTCTGCCATAATGCATCCCTGGTGACACATATTCATGAAGAGAATCAGATCCCTGAAGAAGAAATATTTGCGTTTCTTAGAAAAAGACAGGGGATTTTGGACGGAGTGTGCATTACAGGGGGCGAACCTCTGCTTCAGCGGGATATTATAGATTTTGTCAGAAAGGTTAAAGAGATAGGGTATGCAGTTAAGCTGGATACCAACGGCAGCAGCTTTGAAAAACTCAGGCAGATGACAGAACAGGGGTTATTGGATTATATAGCCATGGATATTAAAAATGCACCAGATAAATATGGGAAGACGGTAGGGATTGAGGATTATAATATAGAAAATATTTTAAGGACTGCGGATTATCTCTTGTCAGATAAGGTATCCTACGAATTTCGTACTACTGTGGTTAGGGAATTACATAAGAGAGAAGACTTTGCCGCTATTGGGCGCTGGATCAGTGGGGCCAGGCGGTATTATCTGCAGGGGTTTAAAGATTCGGGAGACTTAATTGTCCCGGGACTTAGAGGTTATACAAGGGAGATTATGGAGCAGGCGCTGGAAATTGTCCGGAGGAATGTACCGCATGCGGAGCTCAGGGGGGTAGAATAG
- the hypD gene encoding trans-4-hydroxy-L-proline dehydratase — translation MEERGMNARVKKLRKLSLDTPAHIDLERAVSETETYKKYEGELSIPELRGQVLKDYFSTKTLYIGEGELIVGEKGDSPQASPTFPELCCHTVEDMHVMNDRELISFKVKEEDYKVQEEVMIPYWEKRSIRSKILRQMTAEWREAYEAGIFTEFMEQRGPGHTVGSVKIYEKGFLDYKEDIQKSIDSLDFMSDPEALDKKNELEGMKLACDAIMVLGERYAAYARELAERETDPKRKEELLQIAANCDVVPAHKPETYWQAIQMYWFVHLGVTSELNPWDAYSPGRFDQHLNPFYEKDVEDGILDDEKALELLECLWVKFNNQPAPPKVGITLKESSTYTDFANLNTGGITPSGENGVNNVSYLILDCMDEMKLLQPSSNVQISRKTPQKFLKRACEISRKGWGQPAFYNTEAVIQELLNAGKSLEDARRGGTSGCVETGAFGNEAYILTGYFNIPKVFELTLNNGFDKMTGKQLGLKLGHAADFGTYDELFDAFKKQMKHFIDIKIQGSNVIEKIYAEYMPVPFLSVITNDCISKGKDYNSGGARYNTKYLQGVGIGTITDCLSAVKYNVYDKKTFTMEELMQALDDNFEGHDRILNLVRNKTPKYGNDDDYADDIMKSVFEYYRSQVTGRPNMVGGTYRINMLPTTCHVYFGDVMMASANGRLAHKPVSEGISPEKGADVNGPTAVVKSCAKMDHLQTGGTLLNQKFTPNVVAGEEGLDHMANLVRTYFNMDGHHIQFNVIDRETLIKAQQNPDDYKDLIVRVAGYSDHFRNLSKALQDEIINRTEQNFN, via the coding sequence ATGGAAGAAAGAGGAATGAATGCCCGTGTTAAGAAGCTGAGGAAATTAAGTCTGGATACTCCGGCCCATATTGATTTGGAGCGTGCGGTAAGCGAGACTGAGACGTACAAAAAATACGAGGGAGAATTGTCCATACCCGAATTAAGAGGGCAGGTACTGAAAGATTATTTTTCTACAAAAACCTTGTATATTGGTGAAGGAGAGCTGATTGTGGGAGAAAAAGGGGATTCCCCCCAGGCGTCTCCTACATTTCCAGAGCTTTGCTGCCATACTGTAGAGGATATGCATGTCATGAATGACAGGGAGCTTATCAGCTTCAAGGTGAAAGAAGAGGACTATAAAGTTCAGGAAGAAGTGATGATACCTTACTGGGAAAAGCGTTCTATACGTAGCAAAATTCTGCGCCAGATGACAGCAGAATGGAGAGAGGCATATGAGGCAGGGATTTTCACGGAATTTATGGAGCAGAGAGGGCCGGGGCATACGGTAGGATCTGTTAAGATTTATGAGAAAGGATTTTTAGATTATAAGGAGGATATCCAGAAATCCATTGATAGCCTTGATTTTATGAGTGACCCTGAGGCCCTGGATAAGAAAAATGAGTTGGAAGGCATGAAGCTTGCCTGTGATGCGATTATGGTTCTTGGGGAAAGATATGCCGCGTATGCTCGGGAGTTGGCAGAGAGAGAGACAGATCCGAAGAGAAAAGAGGAACTGCTTCAGATCGCTGCTAATTGCGATGTGGTGCCGGCCCATAAGCCGGAGACTTATTGGCAGGCGATTCAGATGTATTGGTTTGTACATCTTGGAGTAACCAGTGAGCTGAATCCATGGGACGCATACAGTCCGGGGCGTTTTGACCAGCATCTGAACCCATTTTATGAAAAAGACGTGGAGGATGGGATACTGGACGATGAAAAGGCCCTGGAATTACTGGAATGTCTGTGGGTAAAATTTAATAATCAGCCTGCTCCTCCGAAAGTAGGTATTACCCTGAAAGAAAGCAGTACCTATACTGACTTTGCAAATCTTAACACCGGGGGAATTACTCCATCCGGGGAAAACGGCGTAAATAATGTCAGCTATTTGATTCTGGACTGCATGGATGAGATGAAGCTCCTTCAGCCAAGCTCTAATGTACAGATAAGCAGAAAGACACCTCAGAAGTTTTTGAAGCGTGCCTGTGAGATTTCCAGGAAGGGATGGGGCCAGCCTGCATTTTATAATACAGAGGCGGTTATCCAGGAACTCCTCAATGCAGGGAAATCATTAGAGGATGCCAGACGCGGCGGAACAAGCGGATGTGTTGAGACTGGGGCGTTTGGAAATGAGGCATATATACTGACTGGCTATTTTAATATTCCAAAGGTGTTTGAGCTGACATTAAATAATGGGTTTGATAAAATGACTGGCAAGCAGCTTGGGTTAAAGCTTGGGCATGCTGCTGATTTTGGGACTTATGATGAACTGTTTGATGCATTTAAAAAGCAGATGAAACATTTTATCGATATTAAAATCCAGGGAAGCAATGTGATCGAGAAAATATATGCTGAATACATGCCGGTGCCATTCCTCTCTGTGATTACAAACGACTGTATTTCTAAAGGAAAAGACTACAACAGCGGCGGCGCCAGATATAATACAAAATATCTCCAGGGGGTAGGTATTGGAACCATTACAGACTGTCTCTCTGCGGTGAAATATAATGTATATGATAAAAAAACATTTACAATGGAAGAGCTGATGCAGGCTCTGGATGATAATTTCGAGGGGCATGACAGAATATTAAACCTTGTGCGTAATAAGACGCCTAAATATGGCAATGATGATGATTATGCTGATGATATCATGAAGTCTGTATTTGAATATTACAGAAGCCAGGTGACAGGGCGGCCCAATATGGTGGGGGGGACATACAGAATCAACATGCTTCCAACTACGTGCCATGTATATTTTGGGGATGTGATGATGGCAAGTGCAAATGGCCGTCTGGCACATAAGCCTGTTTCAGAAGGCATTTCTCCTGAGAAAGGGGCAGATGTAAACGGCCCCACGGCGGTTGTTAAATCCTGCGCTAAAATGGACCACCTTCAGACGGGCGGCACACTTCTGAATCAGAAGTTCACTCCAAACGTTGTGGCAGGGGAGGAAGGCCTTGACCATATGGCAAATTTGGTGAGGACGTATTTTAATATGGATGGACACCATATCCAGTTTAATGTTATTGACAGAGAGACATTGATAAAAGCACAGCAGAATCCAGATGACTACAAAGATCTGATCGTGCGTGTGGCAGGTTACAGTGACCATTTCAGAAATTTAAGCAAAGCTTTGCAGGATGAGATTATCAACCGTACAGAGCAGAATTTTAACTAA
- a CDS encoding acylphosphatase, with the protein MAEVRKRIIFHGRVQGVGFRYTAKYLAQSLNLTGWVKNEWDGTVSMEVQGREKLIQKLLVGLNQGHFISIEWMDTEEIPLENEHSFSVK; encoded by the coding sequence ATGGCTGAAGTGAGGAAACGTATTATATTCCATGGCCGAGTACAGGGAGTGGGTTTCAGGTATACGGCTAAATATCTTGCACAGTCGCTGAATCTGACCGGCTGGGTAAAAAATGAGTGGGATGGTACAGTGAGCATGGAGGTGCAGGGCAGAGAAAAACTGATTCAAAAATTGCTTGTAGGACTAAATCAGGGACACTTTATATCCATAGAATGGATGGATACAGAAGAGATTCCTCTTGAAAACGAACATAGCTTTTCAGTAAAGTAG
- a CDS encoding TetR/AcrR family transcriptional regulator: MNALTENKGVKARIVSAAWQLFHDKGYDHTTVDDIIELSGTSKGSFYYYFNTKDELLSTLSTVLDDYYEELYAEMDQEMNNYDKLLYLNYKVHSMIEEKISIDLLASLYSTQLISKGQRHLLDQNRVYYRLISGIVESGQKKGQIRSDKSISEITKYYSLCERALISDWCLSRGDYSLGEYSREYMPVMIEHFKGY, translated from the coding sequence ATGAACGCACTAACAGAAAATAAGGGGGTCAAGGCCAGGATTGTCTCGGCGGCCTGGCAGTTATTCCATGATAAGGGATACGACCATACGACAGTAGATGACATTATTGAATTATCAGGTACGTCTAAAGGCTCTTTTTATTATTATTTTAATACTAAGGATGAATTGCTCAGCACGCTGTCAACGGTTCTGGACGATTATTATGAGGAGCTGTATGCAGAGATGGATCAGGAGATGAATAATTATGATAAGCTTCTGTATCTGAATTATAAGGTTCACTCTATGATTGAAGAGAAAATCAGCATTGACTTGCTGGCTTCTTTATATTCTACACAATTGATATCAAAGGGGCAGAGGCATCTTTTAGATCAGAATAGGGTATACTACCGCCTCATATCGGGGATAGTGGAGTCTGGTCAGAAAAAGGGACAGATCCGTTCAGATAAATCTATTAGTGAAATCACCAAGTACTATTCACTCTGTGAAAGGGCGTTAATTTCGGACTGGTGCCTAAGCAGGGGTGATTATTCCCTGGGAGAGTACAGCAGAGAATATATGCCTGTTATGATTGAGCACTTTAAAGGTTATTAA